In Bacillus sp. NP247, one DNA window encodes the following:
- a CDS encoding NEAT domain-containing protein, whose amino-acid sequence MNRYFKIVVAMFLTIFTFVSTLQPLAVQAATQLADGEYSIGFKVLKDTSDEESMMNQYSVSPGTLKVKDGKKKVSFTLTHSSWITKFETEKGSQFVDVNVVSEDKESDTRVVEFDVEDVEKILNAKVKVDIDAFNYHHYYDIRISFDQNSITPIHVEKRDEKEDPANKPDPNENPDPSQKPDQKPDSDQQPNSNTIKDGAYSIPFKVLKDKTDEESKMNTYMENPGVLKVENGKKKAIVTLKSSSLIKNFQTEKDGAFVDAKVVSEDKEKDTRVVEFEVADLSKKINTKVFIEVASQGYKQTHDVQLVFEQDKLEQVKNEEKQPDEDKKPEVEKPDGNKNPDAETIKDGEYSINFKTLKDQTDEISMMNTYTKNPGVLKVKDGKKYVSFTLTNSAWITKFEFDKNGSFVDANVLSEDTKADTRVVEVEVADLSKKLNAKVKVDIDSMNYHHFYDIQFAFDKDSIKPLDNQGGNDNQDGNNNQDGNNNQGGNDNQGGNNNQGGNDNQGGNNNQGGNDNQGGNNNQGGNNNQGGNDNQDNNTTIDPNALKDGEYSIGFKVLKDKTDEISMMNTYTKSPGVLKVKDGKKYVSFTVTNSSWITKFEFEKNNSFVDAKVLGTNKELDTRVVEVEVDDLSKKLNAKVKVDIDAMNYHHFYDIQFAFDKGSIKALGNQGGNDNQGGNNNQGGNDNQGGNNNQGGNDNQGGNNNQDDNNNQGGNNNQNGHTIVDPKNLKDGQYDVTFKVLKDKTDEISMMNQYVVKPARLTVKDGKKYVAMTLKNSAWITKFQTESAGAFVDAKVVSEDKNADTRVVEFEIDDLFAKLNAKTKVDIDSMNYHHFYDVQIQFDTNNIGAVGTIKEDPKNDPKNEPKNPVITPKVDNVKTISNPDFNRNADGKKKNDATDNGAKKEKNSKTADTAQIGMYVLLLLGSLAFLVRKYRAGKL is encoded by the coding sequence TTGAACAGATATTTTAAAATTGTCGTTGCAATGTTTTTAACGATATTTACATTCGTGTCGACACTACAACCACTTGCAGTTCAAGCAGCTACCCAATTAGCTGACGGTGAGTATTCAATTGGTTTCAAAGTTTTGAAAGATACATCAGATGAAGAATCAATGATGAATCAATATTCTGTAAGCCCGGGGACTTTGAAGGTGAAGGATGGGAAAAAGAAAGTATCCTTTACGTTAACGCATAGTTCATGGATTACGAAGTTTGAAACAGAAAAAGGTAGTCAATTCGTTGATGTAAATGTAGTTAGTGAAGATAAAGAGAGCGATACAAGGGTAGTAGAATTTGATGTAGAAGATGTAGAGAAAATATTAAATGCGAAAGTAAAAGTTGATATTGATGCTTTTAATTATCATCATTACTATGACATTCGTATTTCATTCGATCAAAATAGCATTACACCAATTCATGTAGAAAAACGAGATGAAAAAGAGGACCCAGCTAATAAGCCAGATCCAAATGAAAATCCGGATCCAAGTCAGAAGCCCGACCAAAAGCCTGACTCAGATCAACAACCAAATTCTAACACAATTAAAGATGGTGCGTACAGCATTCCATTTAAAGTGTTAAAAGATAAAACAGATGAAGAATCTAAGATGAATACTTACATGGAAAATCCAGGGGTATTGAAAGTAGAAAATGGTAAGAAAAAAGCAATTGTAACGCTAAAAAGTAGCTCATTAATTAAAAATTTCCAAACGGAAAAAGATGGTGCATTTGTTGATGCAAAAGTAGTGAGTGAAGATAAAGAAAAAGATACAAGAGTAGTAGAATTTGAAGTAGCTGATTTATCAAAAAAAATAAATACAAAAGTATTTATTGAAGTGGCATCGCAAGGTTACAAGCAAACTCATGACGTACAGCTTGTATTTGAGCAAGATAAACTTGAACAAGTTAAAAATGAAGAGAAACAACCGGATGAAGATAAAAAGCCGGAAGTAGAAAAACCGGATGGAAATAAGAACCCAGATGCTGAAACAATTAAAGATGGTGAATACAGCATCAATTTTAAAACATTAAAAGATCAAACAGACGAAATTTCAATGATGAACACATATACAAAAAATCCAGGTGTATTAAAAGTAAAAGATGGTAAGAAATATGTATCATTTACATTAACGAATAGCGCATGGATTACAAAGTTTGAATTTGATAAAAATGGTTCGTTTGTTGATGCGAATGTATTAAGTGAAGATACGAAAGCTGACACACGCGTAGTGGAAGTAGAAGTAGCAGATTTATCAAAAAAATTAAATGCAAAAGTAAAAGTAGACATCGATTCAATGAATTATCATCATTTCTACGATATTCAATTTGCATTTGATAAAGATAGCATTAAGCCGTTAGATAACCAAGGTGGAAACGACAACCAAGACGGAAACAATAACCAAGACGGAAACAATAACCAAGGTGGAAACGACAACCAAGGCGGAAACAATAACCAAGGTGGAAACGACAACCAAGGCGGAAACAATAACCAAGGTGGAAACGACAACCAAGGCGGAAACAATAACCAAGGCGGAAACAACAACCAAGGCGGAAACGACAACCAAGACAATAACACAACAATTGATCCCAATGCTCTTAAAGACGGTGAATACAGTATCGGTTTTAAAGTGCTAAAAGATAAAACAGACGAAATTTCAATGATGAACACATATACGAAGAGTCCAGGCGTATTAAAAGTGAAAGATGGTAAGAAATATGTATCTTTCACAGTAACGAATAGCTCATGGATTACAAAGTTTGAGTTTGAAAAGAATAATTCGTTTGTCGATGCGAAAGTATTAGGTACAAATAAAGAGCTAGATACAAGAGTAGTGGAAGTAGAAGTAGACGACTTATCGAAAAAGTTAAATGCAAAAGTGAAAGTTGATATTGATGCGATGAATTACCATCATTTCTACGACATTCAATTCGCATTTGATAAAGGTAGTATTAAAGCTTTAGGCAACCAAGGTGGAAACGATAACCAAGGTGGAAATAACAACCAAGGTGGAAACGATAACCAAGGTGGAAATAACAACCAGGGCGGAAACGATAACCAAGGTGGAAATAACAACCAAGACGATAACAATAATCAAGGTGGAAATAATAATCAAAATGGACACACAATAGTTGATCCGAAAAATTTAAAAGACGGTCAATATGATGTTACTTTTAAAGTGTTAAAAGATAAAACGGATGAGATTTCAATGATGAATCAATACGTTGTAAAGCCAGCAAGATTAACAGTGAAAGATGGCAAGAAATATGTTGCGATGACACTGAAAAATAGTGCATGGATTACGAAGTTCCAAACAGAAAGTGCTGGTGCATTTGTTGATGCAAAAGTAGTGAGTGAAGATAAAAATGCAGATACGAGAGTAGTAGAGTTTGAAATCGATGACTTATTTGCGAAATTAAATGCGAAAACAAAAGTAGATATCGATTCAATGAACTACCATCATTTCTACGATGTACAAATTCAATTTGATACAAATAATATTGGTGCAGTAGGAACTATTAAAGAGGATCCGAAAAACGATCCGAAGAATGAACCGAAAAATCCAGTGATTACACCGAAAGTAGACAATGTAAAAACAATCAGTAATCCTGATTTTAACCGAAATGCAGACGGTAAGAAGAAAAATGATGCTACAGATAATGGTGCAAAAAAAGAGAAAAACTCAAAAACTGCAGATACAGCACAGATTGGAATGTATGTATTGCTATTACTAGGATCACTTGCTTTCTTAGTTCGAAAATATAGAGCAGGTAAATTGTAA
- a CDS encoding NEAT domain-containing protein has product MFKQFKMIIAVFAVLFTFIATLGLQDAKAATQLADGKYNIAFTVWKGDKDESSRMNSYFESPATLTVKNGKQYVSFKVKDSASIKSFQVEKDGQFLETTVLSENKKENTRVVEFEVADLSEKLKGKVKINIPIINYNASYDIRFVFDGNSIK; this is encoded by the coding sequence ATGTTTAAACAATTTAAAATGATTATTGCCGTATTTGCTGTCTTATTTACGTTTATAGCAACACTAGGTTTACAAGATGCAAAAGCTGCTACACAACTAGCTGATGGAAAATATAATATTGCTTTTACTGTGTGGAAAGGCGATAAAGATGAATCATCTAGAATGAATAGTTATTTTGAAAGCCCAGCAACATTAACCGTTAAAAATGGAAAACAATATGTTTCATTTAAAGTGAAAGATAGTGCTTCTATTAAAAGTTTTCAAGTAGAAAAAGATGGTCAATTCTTAGAAACAACAGTCTTAAGTGAAAACAAAAAAGAGAATACTAGAGTAGTAGAATTTGAAGTTGCTGACTTGTCAGAAAAACTAAAAGGCAAGGTGAAAATTAATATCCCAATTATTAATTATAACGCTTCATATGATATTCGTTTTGTATTTGATGGGAACAGTATTAAATAA
- the isdC gene encoding heme uptake protein IsdC yields the protein MRKFSVLSAFIITLVCMLAFLVMPSGQASAKLADGTYDINYVIKKAEDDSASMANDYFEKPAKLIVKNGEMRVQVPMNHSAWITEFKAPENGNFVDSKVISKDEAADKRTVEFKVDDLSKPLGVKIHVVVPSANYDHHYTIRFAFDANVKAVGGDNNAAGVTTTDNQTKKDGQVKEEQKKEESKATNKDANKGTNESGKAEKTDNPKTGDDARIGLFAALVLISGIFLVRKVKLSK from the coding sequence ATGAGAAAGTTTTCAGTATTATCCGCATTTATTATAACGTTAGTATGTATGCTAGCTTTTCTCGTAATGCCATCTGGACAAGCTTCAGCAAAATTAGCTGACGGTACTTACGATATTAACTACGTTATCAAAAAAGCGGAAGATGATTCAGCTTCAATGGCAAATGATTATTTTGAAAAACCAGCTAAGTTAATTGTGAAAAATGGTGAGATGAGAGTACAAGTTCCAATGAACCATAGTGCTTGGATTACAGAATTTAAAGCACCAGAGAATGGGAACTTCGTTGATTCAAAAGTAATTAGCAAAGACGAAGCAGCTGATAAAAGAACGGTTGAATTTAAAGTTGATGATTTATCTAAGCCGTTAGGAGTAAAGATTCACGTTGTTGTACCAAGTGCAAACTACGACCACCATTACACAATTCGTTTTGCATTTGATGCAAACGTAAAAGCTGTAGGCGGCGATAACAATGCAGCTGGTGTAACAACAACTGATAATCAAACTAAAAAAGATGGCCAAGTAAAAGAAGAGCAGAAGAAAGAAGAGAGCAAAGCAACAAATAAAGATGCAAATAAAGGAACAAATGAAAGTGGAAAGGCTGAAAAAACAGATAACCCAAAAACAGGTGATGATGCTCGCATTGGATTATTTGCAGCGTTAGTTTTAATCTCAGGTATTTTCTTAGTTCGTAAAGTGAAGTTAAGTAAATAA
- the brnQ gene encoding branched-chain amino acid transport system II carrier protein → MKSSLKFSEMFAISLMLFALFFGAGNMIFPPALGQGAGTDVWIALFGFIVTGVGLPLLGVIVIALKGDINELAGRVHPVFALIFITAIYLCLGVFVSVPRTGTVAYEMSIAPFLPSEVAGQAYPLVIFTFIFFAVTFYLALNPSKLVGRIGKVLTPILLAVIAIIVGKALITPIGEFGSPTEAYSAPLFKGFIDGYLTLDGLAALVFGNVVINALKAKGVTNKNSIAKVTIFAGFIAALGLLLVYLALAYLGASSVSLGMGANGGIILTNVVNHLFGSYGTLLLGIAITAACLTTSVGIVAACGEYFSSLLPKLSYQKVIFIFCVLAFMVANLGLTQLNALALPILIAIYPIGIVLIVLSLVENYVRLPLAMYVGGIVGAFAISFFDGLHNANLQIAALAPILEKIPLYSVGIGWLVPGMIGIGIGYIVSKFQKQKIAVEK, encoded by the coding sequence ATGAAATCATCTTTAAAGTTTTCTGAGATGTTTGCAATAAGTTTAATGTTATTTGCACTATTTTTCGGTGCAGGTAATATGATTTTCCCACCAGCGTTAGGGCAAGGTGCTGGAACAGATGTATGGATCGCGTTGTTTGGCTTTATCGTAACGGGTGTAGGACTGCCTTTATTAGGGGTTATTGTTATAGCTCTAAAGGGAGATATTAATGAATTGGCAGGACGTGTACATCCTGTATTCGCGCTAATTTTCATTACTGCAATTTATTTATGTTTAGGCGTATTTGTTAGTGTGCCACGTACAGGGACTGTTGCTTATGAAATGAGCATTGCACCATTTTTACCGAGTGAGGTAGCTGGTCAGGCTTATCCACTTGTTATCTTTACATTTATTTTCTTTGCGGTAACTTTCTATTTAGCTTTAAATCCTTCAAAATTAGTGGGACGCATCGGTAAAGTGTTAACTCCAATTTTATTAGCTGTTATTGCAATTATCGTAGGTAAAGCACTTATTACTCCAATTGGAGAATTTGGTTCACCGACAGAAGCGTATAGTGCTCCTCTTTTCAAAGGTTTTATTGACGGATATTTAACTTTAGATGGACTTGCAGCACTTGTTTTCGGAAATGTTGTCATTAATGCTTTAAAAGCAAAAGGTGTTACAAATAAGAATAGCATTGCGAAAGTAACGATCTTTGCAGGATTCATTGCGGCACTTGGTTTACTTCTTGTTTATTTAGCACTTGCTTACCTTGGAGCTTCTAGTGTTTCACTTGGAATGGGAGCAAACGGAGGAATTATTTTAACAAACGTCGTGAATCATTTATTTGGTAGCTACGGAACACTATTACTAGGTATCGCAATTACAGCAGCATGTTTAACAACTTCTGTAGGTATTGTTGCAGCTTGTGGGGAATATTTCTCTTCGTTATTACCAAAGCTTTCTTATCAAAAAGTCATTTTCATTTTCTGTGTATTAGCATTTATGGTAGCAAATCTTGGTTTAACACAGTTAAACGCATTAGCATTACCAATTTTAATTGCAATTTATCCAATTGGTATCGTACTTATCGTATTATCACTCGTTGAAAATTACGTTCGTCTTCCATTAGCAATGTATGTAGGTGGTATTGTAGGGGCATTTGCGATTAGTTTCTTTGATGGATTGCACAATGCGAATCTGCAGATTGCAGCATTAGCACCTATTTTAGAGAAGATTCCATTATATAGTGTAGGGATTGGCTGGTTAGTTCCAGGTATGATCGGTATAGGAATTGGTTATATAGTTTCTAAGTTTCAAAAGCAAAAAATTGCTGTAGAAAAATAG
- a CDS encoding 23S rRNA pseudouridine(2604) synthase RluF, whose protein sequence is MKINQYISEAKSCSRRETDRLIKAGRVAINGEICTHGALVSDGDIVTIDGQVIEKEEKEKVYIAFHKPVGITCTAADHIEDNIINYINYPERIFPVGRLDKASEGLILLTNDGAIANQILHGDHEHEKEYVVTVDKPFTDWFINEMSSGVKIKGGMTKPCKVTRVDQSTFRIVLTQGMNRQIRRMSRAFGFTVTKLKRVRIMNIELNELEAGKWRDITAEELEILTGQL, encoded by the coding sequence ATGAAAATCAACCAATACATAAGCGAAGCAAAGTCCTGCTCAAGACGCGAAACAGACCGTCTCATTAAAGCGGGCCGCGTGGCTATTAACGGCGAAATATGTACGCACGGTGCACTCGTGAGCGATGGTGATATTGTAACGATTGATGGACAGGTTATTGAAAAAGAAGAGAAAGAAAAGGTGTATATTGCCTTTCATAAACCAGTCGGAATTACTTGTACAGCAGCCGATCATATTGAAGATAATATTATTAATTATATCAATTATCCAGAGCGAATCTTTCCTGTTGGGCGATTAGATAAAGCATCGGAAGGACTCATTTTATTAACGAATGACGGTGCGATTGCCAATCAAATTTTGCACGGTGATCATGAGCATGAGAAAGAATATGTTGTTACTGTCGATAAGCCGTTTACAGACTGGTTTATTAATGAGATGTCCAGCGGTGTAAAGATTAAAGGTGGAATGACGAAGCCATGTAAAGTGACGAGAGTCGATCAATCTACATTTCGCATCGTCCTAACGCAAGGAATGAATAGGCAAATTCGTAGAATGAGTCGTGCTTTCGGGTTTACTGTAACAAAGCTAAAGCGAGTGCGCATTATGAATATAGAGCTAAATGAGCTTGAAGCTGGAAAATGGCGAGACATTACAGCTGAGGAATTAGAAATATTAACAGGGCAGTTATAG
- a CDS encoding endonuclease MutS2, which yields MLERTLRVLEYNKVKEQLLEHTASSLGRDKVKNLVPSTDFEEIVELQETTDEAAKVIRLKGHVPLGGISDIRSNVKRAKIGSMLSPHELIEIASTMYGSRQMKRFIEDMAENGVELPILEGHVAQIISLYDLEKKITNCIGDGGEVVDSASDKLRGIRNQIRTAESRIREKLENMTRSSNAQKMLSDAIVTIRNDRYVIPVKQEYRGVYGGIVHDQSASGQTLFIEPQVIVELNNALQEARVKEKQEVERILMMLTEEVAVEADIVLSNVEVVANLDFIFAKALYAKRIKATKPIVNNERYMDLKQARHPLIDPEIIVPNNIMLGKDFTTIVITGPNTGGKTVTLKTVGICVLMAQSGLHIPVMDESEICVFKNIFADIGDEQSIEQNLSTFSSHMVNIVDILERADFESLVLFDELGAGTDPQEGAALAISILDEVYNRGARVVATTHYPELKAYGYNREQVINASVEFDVNTLSPTYKLLIGVPGRSNAFEISKRLGLSDRVIDRARNHISTDTNKIENMIAKLEESQKSAEHERKEAEEHRKQSEKLHRELQRQIIEFNDERDEKLLKAQKEGEEKVEAAKKEAEGIIHELRQLRKAQLVNVKDHELIEAKSRLEGAAPELVKKQKVNVKNTAPKQQLRAGDEVKVLTFGQKGQLLEKVSDTEWSVQIGILKMKVKESNMEYINTPKQTEKKAVASVKGRDYHVSLELDLRGERYEDAMMRVEKYLDDAQLASYPRVSIIHGKGTGALRQGVQDYLKKHRGVKNYRYGDMGEGGLGVTVVELK from the coding sequence ATGTTAGAAAGAACGTTGCGTGTATTAGAATACAATAAAGTAAAAGAACAATTACTTGAACATACAGCATCTTCACTTGGTCGTGACAAGGTGAAGAATTTAGTGCCAAGCACAGATTTTGAAGAAATTGTGGAACTGCAAGAAACAACGGATGAGGCAGCGAAAGTTATCCGTTTAAAAGGACATGTACCACTTGGAGGGATTTCTGATATTCGCTCAAATGTTAAGCGTGCGAAAATTGGGAGTATGTTAAGTCCGCATGAGTTAATCGAAATCGCAAGTACGATGTATGGTAGCCGCCAGATGAAACGATTTATTGAAGACATGGCTGAGAATGGCGTAGAGCTTCCGATTCTAGAAGGACATGTTGCGCAAATTATATCTTTATATGATTTAGAAAAGAAAATTACAAATTGTATCGGTGACGGCGGTGAAGTAGTCGATAGCGCAAGCGACAAATTGCGTGGTATTCGTAACCAAATTCGTACTGCGGAAAGCCGTATTCGTGAAAAATTAGAAAACATGACGCGTTCTTCAAACGCACAAAAAATGTTATCAGATGCAATTGTGACAATACGTAACGACCGTTACGTAATTCCAGTAAAACAAGAGTACCGCGGTGTATATGGTGGTATTGTTCATGACCAATCGGCTTCTGGACAAACATTATTTATCGAGCCGCAAGTAATTGTGGAACTAAATAACGCACTGCAAGAAGCACGTGTGAAAGAAAAACAAGAAGTAGAACGCATTTTAATGATGTTAACGGAAGAAGTAGCAGTGGAAGCTGATATCGTTTTATCGAACGTAGAAGTAGTTGCAAATCTTGATTTTATTTTTGCGAAAGCTCTTTATGCGAAGCGAATTAAAGCGACGAAGCCAATCGTAAATAATGAACGCTACATGGATTTAAAACAAGCACGCCATCCGCTTATTGATCCGGAAATTATCGTGCCAAATAACATTATGCTTGGTAAAGACTTTACAACAATCGTTATTACAGGACCGAATACAGGTGGTAAAACAGTTACACTTAAAACAGTCGGTATTTGTGTCTTAATGGCGCAATCGGGTCTTCATATTCCGGTAATGGATGAATCAGAGATATGTGTATTTAAAAACATCTTTGCTGATATCGGTGATGAGCAATCGATTGAACAAAATTTAAGTACATTCTCTTCTCATATGGTAAACATTGTAGATATTTTAGAACGTGCTGATTTTGAAAGTTTAGTTCTATTTGATGAATTAGGTGCTGGGACAGATCCGCAAGAAGGGGCTGCACTAGCAATTTCTATTTTAGATGAAGTGTATAACCGTGGTGCTCGCGTTGTTGCAACGACTCACTATCCAGAGCTGAAAGCGTACGGATATAATCGTGAACAAGTTATAAATGCAAGCGTAGAGTTTGATGTGAATACATTAAGCCCAACGTACAAATTATTAATCGGTGTACCAGGACGTAGTAACGCCTTTGAAATTTCGAAGCGTCTTGGTTTGTCTGATCGCGTTATTGATCGCGCTCGTAATCATATTAGTACAGATACGAACAAAATCGAAAATATGATTGCAAAGCTAGAAGAAAGCCAAAAAAGTGCAGAGCACGAACGAAAAGAAGCGGAAGAACATCGTAAGCAATCTGAAAAACTTCATCGCGAATTACAACGTCAAATTATTGAATTTAATGATGAGCGCGATGAAAAATTATTAAAAGCGCAAAAAGAAGGGGAAGAAAAAGTCGAAGCTGCGAAGAAAGAAGCAGAAGGCATTATTCATGAACTTCGTCAATTGCGTAAAGCACAGCTTGTAAATGTGAAAGACCATGAGCTTATTGAAGCGAAGAGCCGTCTAGAAGGGGCAGCGCCAGAGCTTGTGAAGAAACAAAAAGTAAACGTGAAAAACACGGCGCCAAAACAACAATTACGTGCAGGCGATGAAGTAAAAGTGTTAACGTTCGGTCAAAAAGGTCAATTGCTTGAAAAAGTAAGTGATACAGAGTGGAGCGTACAAATTGGTATTCTGAAGATGAAAGTGAAAGAATCCAATATGGAATACATTAATACACCGAAGCAAACAGAGAAAAAAGCAGTCGCAAGTGTGAAGGGTAGAGATTATCACGTGTCGTTAGAGCTTGATCTTCGCGGCGAACGTTATGAAGATGCAATGATGCGCGTTGAAAAATATTTAGACGATGCACAGCTTGCAAGCTATCCTCGTGTGTCAATTATTCACGGTAAAGGAACAGGAGCGCTTCGCCAAGGTGTACAAGATTACTTGAAGAAACATCGCGGCGTGAAAAACTACCGCTACGGTGACATGGGTGAGGGAGGCCTAGGCGTAACAGTCGTCGAATTAAAATAG